A single region of the Brassica rapa cultivar Chiifu-401-42 chromosome A03, CAAS_Brap_v3.01, whole genome shotgun sequence genome encodes:
- the LOC108871173 gene encoding putative FBD-associated F-box protein At5g44940 yields the protein MNTLRTMGCDRISEFPDCLLTHILSYLSTKDSVKTSVLSKRWEFLWLNVSGLDLNDLDFLPYGEPLLRFMYRFLEFNRGSCLQTFKLKYCRCTKLGYDSSNSLEWITQMVHRRVQHLDLENKYLCRLYIMPECVYVSKTLVSLKLVQIGLKDPKFDVSLPCLKIMHLANNYFKNHLIMKKLISGSPVLENITMEASICLGTGFSGYPLVNSFWTNVPQCLSSTLEYVTISVRIMDEETGIKLVNYFLENSAVLKKLTLSCKYYYKPKREAECYKKLLTSTKLSTRCQVLVS from the exons ATGAATACTCTAAGGACGATGGGTTGCGATAGGATCAGCGAGTTTCCGGATTGTTTGCTAACTCATATACTCTCATACCTTTCGACCAAAGACTCAGTTAAGACTAGCGTTTTGTCGAAGAGATGGGAGTTTCTCTGGCTAAATGTTTCTGGATTGGACTTAAACGACCTTGACTTCCTTCCTTATGGAGAACCCTTGTTGAGATTCATGTATAGATTTTTGGAGTTTAACCGCGGATCGTGCCTACAAACTTTCAAGTTGAAGTATTGCCGTTGTACAAAATTAGGGTATGACTCTAGTAACAGCCTTGAGTGGATAACCCAAATGGTTCATCGCCGAGTTCAACATCTTGATCttgaaaacaaatatctatgTCGTTTATATATCATGCCTGAATGTGTTTATGTGAGCAAGACATTGGTGTCTTTGAAGCTCGTACAAATAGGGCTTAAAGACCCCAAGTTTGATGTTTCTCTACCTTGTCTCAAGATCATGCATCTAGCAAACAATTATTTCAAGAA TCATTTGATTATGAAGAAGCTCATCTCAGGCTCTCCAGTTCTAGAAAATATTACCATGGAAGCTTCAATTTGTTTAGGGACAGGGTTCTCCGGTTATCCTTTGGTCAATTCTTTTTGGACCAATGTGCCTCAGTGTTTATCATCCACTTTGGAATATGTTACGATTAGCGTAAGGATTATGGATGAGGAAACTGGGATTAAATTAGTGAATTACTTTCTTGAGAATTCAGCAGTACTCAAGAAACTAACTCTGAGTTGCAAATATTATTATAAGCCCAAACGAGAGGCAGAGTGTTACAAGAAGCTTCTTACATCCACAAAGCTTTCTACAAGATGTCAGGTTCTCGTCTCTTGA
- the LOC103859796 gene encoding polyadenylate-binding protein RBP47B yields the protein MQTTNGSDSSLATPGATTPPPPQQWQQQQQQHWMAAMQYPGAAAMMMMQQQQQMMMYPHQYVPYNYQQHPQFQYASYHQQQQHKTHERGSGDDVKTLWIGDLLHWMDETYLHTCFSHTGEVSSVKVIRNKLTCQSEGYGFVEFLTRAAAEEVLQNFNGSVMPNSEQLFRLNWASFSTGEKRAVENSPELSIFVGDLSPDVTDTLLQELFVERYPSVKSAKVVIDSNTGRSKGYGFVRFGDESERSRALTEMNGAYCSNRQMRVGVATPKRAVANHHPSQAVIVAGGHGANGFMAHGSQSDGESNNSTIFVGGIDPDVTEEDLREPFTQFGEVVSVKIPVGKGCGFVQLDNRKSADDAIQSLNGTVIGKNTVRLSWGRTSNKQWNGGYTQRGQGYNNGGYTNHHDSNNYPTET from the exons ATGCAGACGACCAACGGCTCAGATTCATCGTTAGCAACTCCCGGAGCTACGACTCCTCCGCCGCCTCAGCAgtggcaacaacaacaacagcagcaTTGGATGGCGGCCATGCAGTATCCAGGCGCAGCGGCTATGATGATGatgcagcagcaacaacagaTGATGATGTATCCTCACCAATACGTTCCTTATAATTATCAGCAGCATCCTCAGTTCCAATACGCGTCGTATCACCAGCAACAGCAACACAAGACACATGAGCGTGGATCTGGAGATGATGTGAAGACTCTTTGGATTGGCGATCTTCTTCATTGGATGGACGAGACTTATCTCCACACCTGCTTTTCTCACACCGGCGAG GTTTCTTCTGTGAAAGTGATTCGTAACAAGCTAACATGTCAATCAGAAGGGTATGGTTTTGTTGAGTTTCTTACACGTGCTGCAGCTGAAGAGGTTCTTCAGAACTTTAACGGTTCAGTGATGCCAAACTCTGAGCAGCTCTTCCGTCTAAACTGGGCATCTTTTAGCACTGGTGAGAAGAGAGCAGTTGAGAATAGTCCGGAGCTATCTATATTCGTTGGAGACTTGTCTCCGGATGTGACTGACACTTTATTGCAAGAGCTCTTTGTTGAGAGATATCCATCTGTCAAGAGCGCTAAAGTTGTGATCGATTCCAACACTGGACGGTCCAAAGGTTACGGTTTCGTTAGGTTTGGTGATGAAAGTGAGAGGTCAAGGGCTTTGACTGAAATGAATGGAGCTTATTGTTCCAACAGACAAATGCGTGTTGGTGTTGCGACTCCTAAAAGAGCTGTTGCTAATCATCATCCTTCACAAG CTGTGATTGTGGCGGGTGGACATGGAGCAAATGGTTTTATGGCTCATGGCTCACAGTCTGATGGCGAATCAAACAACTCAACA ATATTTGTTGGTGGCATTGATCCTGATGTTACTGAAGAAGACCTTAGGGAACCTTTTACACAGTTTGGGGAGGTTGTTTCAGTGAAGATCCCAGTAGGCAAAGGATGTGGATTTGTCCAGTTAGATAACAG GAAGAGTGCTGATGATGCCATCCAGAGTTTGAACGGGACAGTCATCGGCAAGAACACTGTCAGACTCTCTTGGGGTAGAACCTCGAACAAGCAG TGGAATGGAGGATACACACAACGAGGACAAGGTTACAACAATGGAGGATATACTAACCACCACGACTCCAACAACTATCCTACCGAGACTTGA